The proteins below are encoded in one region of Nostoc flagelliforme CCNUN1:
- a CDS encoding Tn3 family transposase — protein MTSIERTAYPRLKRYFTAKELTEIYTPTKSEIAFAYSTAKGQSNIFNLIVLLKAFQRLGYFPKLSEIPNSIINHIRGCLKMPSEIVLGYENNKTMYRHRVAIREYLKVNDFDKNARHLAALAVHESAKVMDNPADLINVAIGELIKQRYELPGFYTLDRLVRRIRHLVNQKIFNFVINRLEQEYIEYINSLLDSYPTERLTPFNNLKQLPKRPTRNHLNDLLIHFTWLETLGDVKPFLDQITATKIQHFAAEARVLTASEMKAITLPKRITILLCLIYSAQVQTRDNLIEMFLKRMRSIHHKAKEELDKLREKQQSAIERLLGVFTNVLEIFVDEPVNTEILGQVNQVLAPGGGAQQLLNECEAVNAYKGNNYLPLIWRFYKSHRRVFFRLLSALKFSSTSSEKSVVDALKFLVENSHRRGEFIKESINLDFASPQWQKLVLTQNGEHSQIIRRHLEVCVFSYLAAELRSGDICVHGSEDYADHREQLLPWSECLPLIDQYCQNLGLASTADSFVQQLKSMLADTALQVDEAYPDNRQVVINDQGEPVLKKPPRHELSLQAKALIEAVEERFPERNLIDILKNVDYWTNFTRHFGPMSGSDPKLEHAIERYLLTTFAYGCNLGPTQAARHMRGVVTARELSFVNRRHVNADKLNAALTDIINRYNVLNLPKLWGDGSTAAADGTKYELYEDNLLSEYHIRYGGYGGIAYHHVADSYVALFSHFISCGTWEAVYIIEGLLKNNSDIQPDTIHADTQGQSTPVFALAYLLGIKLMPRIRNWKDLNFFRPDKETIYKHIDLLFKDPINWGLIKTHWQDLLQVVLSIQAGKVSSPVLLRKLGNYSHKNRLYQAFQELGRVVRTVFLLEYISDIKLRQQITAATNKVEAYHGFSKWFFFGGFGIIGYNSPEEQEKIIKYNDLIANAVIFHNVVDLTNILRDLKREGYLIMREDVTALSPYMNSHIKRFGDYSIDLDTLPQTLDEVAAFVFV, from the coding sequence GTGACATCTATAGAACGTACTGCTTACCCCAGGTTGAAGCGCTACTTTACTGCCAAAGAACTTACGGAAATTTACACTCCTACAAAATCAGAAATTGCTTTCGCCTATAGCACTGCCAAGGGACAAAGCAATATCTTTAACTTAATAGTTTTATTAAAAGCATTTCAGCGATTAGGGTATTTTCCAAAACTTTCTGAGATTCCCAACTCAATAATCAATCACATTCGTGGCTGCTTAAAAATGCCAAGTGAGATTGTTTTAGGTTATGAAAACAACAAAACAATGTATCGGCATCGAGTTGCTATCCGCGAATATCTCAAGGTAAATGATTTTGATAAAAATGCCAGACACTTAGCAGCATTAGCTGTACATGAATCAGCTAAAGTCATGGATAATCCTGCTGATTTAATCAACGTCGCTATTGGCGAACTAATCAAACAACGGTACGAATTACCGGGATTTTACACTTTAGACAGATTAGTACGTCGTATCCGACATTTAGTTAATCAAAAAATATTTAATTTTGTTATTAACCGACTTGAGCAAGAATATATCGAGTATATAAATAGCTTATTAGATAGTTATCCGACCGAAAGGCTTACCCCTTTTAATAATCTCAAGCAGCTACCCAAGCGTCCAACTCGCAATCATCTCAATGATTTACTTATACACTTCACTTGGTTGGAAACATTAGGGGATGTCAAACCATTCTTAGACCAAATTACTGCTACTAAGATACAACATTTTGCTGCTGAGGCTAGGGTTTTAACTGCTTCTGAGATGAAAGCAATTACGCTTCCCAAGCGAATTACTATTTTACTATGCTTAATTTATTCGGCTCAAGTACAAACCAGGGATAATTTAATTGAAATGTTCCTTAAAAGGATGCGTAGTATTCATCATAAAGCTAAAGAAGAACTAGATAAACTCCGAGAAAAACAACAATCAGCTATAGAGAGATTACTGGGAGTTTTTACCAATGTTCTGGAAATTTTTGTAGATGAACCAGTAAATACAGAAATTCTAGGTCAGGTAAATCAGGTTTTGGCACCCGGAGGAGGAGCGCAGCAATTGTTGAATGAATGCGAAGCTGTCAATGCCTATAAGGGGAACAACTATCTTCCATTAATATGGCGTTTTTATAAAAGCCACCGCCGTGTTTTTTTTCGGTTACTAAGTGCTTTGAAGTTTTCATCTACTAGCAGTGAAAAAAGTGTAGTAGACGCATTAAAATTCCTTGTTGAAAATTCACATCGACGTGGCGAATTTATTAAAGAGAGTATCAATCTGGATTTTGCTTCACCCCAATGGCAGAAACTTGTGTTGACTCAAAATGGAGAACATTCTCAAATTATTCGTCGTCATTTGGAAGTTTGTGTTTTCTCTTATTTGGCGGCAGAATTAAGGTCTGGGGATATCTGTGTTCATGGTAGCGAGGATTATGCTGACCACAGAGAGCAACTACTTCCTTGGTCAGAATGTTTACCTCTGATTGACCAATATTGTCAGAATTTGGGTTTGGCTTCAACTGCCGATAGCTTTGTTCAGCAATTAAAGTCAATGCTTGCTGATACAGCACTTCAAGTAGATGAAGCTTATCCTGATAACCGTCAAGTTGTTATTAATGACCAAGGAGAACCAGTATTAAAAAAGCCGCCACGTCATGAATTGAGTCTCCAAGCCAAGGCACTGATAGAAGCAGTTGAAGAACGTTTTCCAGAACGCAATTTAATTGATATTCTGAAAAATGTTGATTATTGGACTAATTTTACAAGACATTTTGGGCCAATGAGCGGCTCTGACCCCAAGTTAGAACATGCTATTGAGCGTTATTTACTAACTACCTTTGCTTATGGTTGTAACTTAGGTCCAACACAAGCAGCACGACATATGCGGGGAGTGGTAACTGCCAGAGAGCTTTCCTTTGTCAATCGTCGTCATGTGAATGCAGATAAACTAAATGCAGCATTGACCGATATAATTAATCGCTACAATGTTTTGAACTTACCAAAGTTATGGGGTGACGGCTCAACGGCAGCAGCAGATGGAACCAAGTATGAACTTTATGAAGATAACCTGCTGTCTGAGTACCATATTCGATATGGAGGTTATGGTGGCATTGCTTACCATCACGTTGCTGATAGTTATGTGGCATTATTTAGCCACTTTATTTCTTGCGGAACATGGGAAGCAGTTTATATCATTGAAGGCTTGTTAAAAAACAACTCTGATATCCAGCCAGATACAATTCATGCCGACACTCAAGGTCAATCAACACCAGTTTTTGCATTAGCCTATTTGCTGGGTATTAAGTTAATGCCTCGCATTAGAAACTGGAAAGATTTAAATTTCTTTCGTCCTGATAAAGAAACAATTTATAAGCATATAGATTTACTTTTTAAAGATCCTATCAATTGGGGTTTAATAAAAACTCATTGGCAAGACCTTTTACAGGTTGTGCTATCAATTCAAGCCGGAAAAGTTTCTTCGCCAGTTTTATTACGAAAGTTAGGTAACTATAGCCATAAAAATCGGCTTTACCAAGCTTTTCAAGAATTGGGACGAGTAGTAAGAACAGTATTCTTATTGGAGTATATCTCTGATATTAAGTTAAGACAGCAGATTACTGCTGCGACAAATAAAGTTGAAGCTTATCATGGTTTTTCTAAATGGTTTTTCTTTGGAGGATTTGGAATAATTGGTTATAATTCTCCAGAAGAACAAGAGAAAATTATTAAATATAATGATTTGATTGCTAATGCGGTAATCTTTCACAATGTGGTTGATTTAACAAATATTCTGCGTGATTTGAAGCGTGAAGGCTATTTAATCATGCGTGAAGATGTGACCGCTTTAAGTCCTTACATGAATAGTCATATTAAACGATTTGGTGACTATTCGATTGACTTGGATACTTTACCGCAGACATTGGATGAGGTGGCAGCGTTCGTTTTCGTGTAA
- a CDS encoding PriCT-2 domain-containing protein, translating to MSPLQQFNNSLQHQQLNNKRAEALDVEPELAEGNKIKFAYNATGRNKDWDFKKLAGNFVDVFGTLADVQHHIKAGHAICAGLLDGKWRSKANIIGSQWLLLDIDNSNIARDAYDKPIKDENGNYIKVYDHQLTIEEALAHPFIKKHCALIYTTASHKPDWHKFRLVFLLPEYVQGADTVEACTRFLMQQLPHDPACKDASRVFYGSTEAEFPLVNPEATLPAEWIQEAIAIAQIERVEYQQRIQEIESRRKEWREISLTEGWDIDQLIQNALSFIPPRTPGSGNYDECRQVLMALVNHYGPTDAEIIAEQWSPSIKGSTWNIHAKIRSFRRGGITIGTLFHIAKQYGFRFPQRQYQAYQPKGVINREQWELGRVREDLSSFQNLLKQAIAPFSSIFKGFKAPPTPKPLPEIDTPSANVIIYKPGNIPYITEITGDISISCQPDEHIATWVEAVSKGWTQILDNSHPGLGKSYNAGQLTAALFDVDKLIYQDANHRNPSTLPIETNFVDLPVRHNGFKLDPTRKTPTGSDFKLWTKAGETADTDGNCHRTYLFNAFRNKNFSSLDFEESGISPICGGCSLKNQCRFSSGEGFGFRFQKRTAIQQFSELRAHPDSTPVTLTNAADQTFTVGRLWEEAGTLIKPVRSVNVNRGDFETTVGKLLLLEPNLLSQLQPALLVLHQLLTQQIKPTDRYGFDDASIRALLPPFPTGLDIEAIRQASEPDLTFLEDLDSIDITGDKQLKKSSAARYAAKKVVKDSARTAGREFLDLPNYWLPDFLEAWKGDGSFQSQWGVLSIYRRNPKHTELAKSAKFNIYLDATFKSHKLKLKLGIDEPVLVIEQQRPDYRNLKVVNVTGLGKLPKNRSLPLTSRVNALKETLKELCPTLGIIDWKQIATQAEVRTEYGHFVDGRGVNRFSECDAIASFGIPYQNIGVLAAQYQVMTGETVNLEDKNSAFQKYLTDLIRAEIIQEIGRLRAHRRSNVELTFYFCADYDLSFLDRELPGVKLESVDAFQLCPEAGNASEQTGHAIVNALTQLWQSKQKITQPAIANIAEISQAWVSRFTQRWGGWQHFKKLLLLLLDSLNSGSNKNLADLDDDEKWLAHTYFPMLIAESESSPEDTLEHVAEVATIFTNTALRRVFNFCTPIVLADLLMIILRCLPIEVYSDFAPMQAVTNPTVT from the coding sequence ATTACAACAATTTAATAACTCGCTTCAGCATCAACAATTGAATAATAAACGTGCTGAAGCATTAGATGTTGAACCAGAGCTTGCTGAAGGTAATAAAATCAAGTTCGCGTATAACGCCACAGGTAGAAACAAAGACTGGGACTTTAAGAAGCTGGCCGGCAACTTCGTTGATGTATTCGGCACTCTAGCCGATGTCCAGCACCACATTAAAGCAGGTCACGCCATCTGTGCTGGCTTGTTGGATGGTAAATGGCGCAGTAAGGCCAATATTATCGGTTCTCAGTGGCTACTACTCGACATTGATAATTCCAATATCGCCCGTGATGCTTATGACAAGCCAATTAAAGACGAGAATGGAAATTATATCAAAGTTTACGATCACCAATTAACCATAGAAGAAGCCCTAGCCCATCCCTTCATTAAAAAACACTGTGCTTTAATTTACACTACTGCCAGTCATAAACCAGACTGGCATAAATTCCGGTTAGTTTTCCTTCTCCCCGAATATGTCCAAGGCGCTGATACTGTAGAAGCTTGTACGCGCTTCCTGATGCAGCAGCTGCCCCATGACCCAGCCTGTAAGGATGCAAGTCGTGTATTCTACGGCAGCACAGAAGCCGAATTCCCGCTAGTCAACCCTGAAGCCACTTTACCAGCAGAATGGATTCAGGAAGCGATTGCGATCGCGCAAATTGAGCGTGTTGAGTATCAGCAAAGAATTCAAGAAATTGAGTCACGGCGTAAAGAGTGGCGTGAGATTTCCCTCACTGAAGGCTGGGACATTGACCAGCTAATCCAGAACGCGCTTTCATTCATTCCACCACGTACCCCAGGAAGCGGTAACTATGACGAATGCCGTCAGGTGTTGATGGCTTTGGTCAATCACTACGGGCCAACGGATGCGGAAATTATAGCCGAGCAGTGGTCGCCCAGCATCAAAGGTTCAACTTGGAACATCCACGCTAAGATTCGCAGTTTTCGGCGTGGGGGAATTACGATTGGAACACTGTTTCACATTGCAAAACAGTATGGCTTTCGCTTCCCGCAACGGCAGTACCAAGCATACCAGCCCAAAGGAGTAATTAACCGTGAACAGTGGGAGCTTGGGCGAGTTAGAGAGGACTTGAGCAGCTTCCAAAATTTATTGAAGCAAGCGATCGCTCCATTTTCTTCAATATTTAAAGGATTTAAAGCCCCACCAACACCAAAGCCCTTACCCGAAATTGACACGCCTTCGGCCAATGTAATTATTTACAAGCCCGGCAATATCCCGTACATAACCGAAATTACAGGCGATATCTCTATCTCCTGCCAGCCAGATGAACACATTGCCACATGGGTAGAAGCTGTTTCTAAAGGCTGGACACAAATCTTAGATAATTCCCATCCAGGACTGGGTAAGTCTTACAACGCGGGGCAACTGACGGCGGCCCTATTTGACGTTGATAAACTAATTTACCAGGATGCCAACCACAGAAACCCATCTACACTGCCCATTGAGACGAATTTTGTTGACTTACCAGTGCGGCACAACGGCTTTAAACTAGATCCCACCCGCAAAACTCCTACAGGTTCGGATTTTAAACTGTGGACTAAAGCGGGTGAGACTGCTGACACTGATGGCAATTGTCACAGGACTTACTTGTTTAACGCCTTCCGCAACAAGAATTTTAGCAGCCTTGATTTTGAAGAGAGCGGCATCAGCCCCATCTGTGGCGGTTGTTCCCTTAAAAATCAGTGCCGTTTCTCCAGTGGTGAAGGTTTTGGCTTCCGCTTTCAAAAACGCACTGCAATTCAGCAGTTCTCTGAACTCAGAGCGCACCCAGACTCTACACCAGTCACCTTAACTAATGCTGCTGACCAAACTTTCACTGTTGGGCGGTTATGGGAAGAAGCTGGCACACTCATCAAGCCCGTGCGTTCGGTTAATGTGAACCGAGGCGATTTTGAAACCACTGTGGGCAAGCTGCTACTGTTAGAACCAAATCTTCTATCACAGCTGCAACCTGCACTCTTAGTTTTACACCAACTGCTTACTCAGCAAATTAAACCTACTGACCGCTACGGCTTTGATGATGCCAGCATCCGTGCGCTGCTGCCCCCTTTCCCCACAGGCTTAGATATCGAAGCCATTCGCCAAGCCTCAGAACCTGATTTAACTTTCTTAGAAGACTTGGACTCAATTGATATTACCGGAGATAAACAACTCAAAAAAAGTTCTGCCGCTCGTTATGCTGCCAAAAAGGTAGTTAAAGACAGCGCACGAACGGCAGGCAGGGAGTTTCTTGACTTGCCTAATTACTGGTTGCCTGACTTTCTGGAAGCTTGGAAGGGTGATGGTAGTTTTCAATCTCAATGGGGTGTACTCAGCATTTACCGCCGAAACCCCAAGCATACTGAATTGGCGAAATCTGCCAAATTTAATATTTATCTTGATGCCACTTTCAAATCTCACAAGTTGAAATTGAAACTGGGCATCGATGAGCCTGTGTTAGTCATTGAGCAACAACGCCCTGACTACCGCAATTTAAAAGTGGTCAACGTTACTGGGCTGGGTAAACTGCCCAAAAATCGCTCTCTTCCACTCACCAGCCGTGTCAATGCCCTCAAAGAAACCTTGAAAGAACTCTGCCCCACCCTTGGCATTATCGATTGGAAACAGATTGCAACCCAAGCCGAGGTCCGCACAGAATACGGTCACTTTGTCGATGGGCGTGGTGTTAATCGCTTTAGTGAGTGTGATGCGATCGCTTCTTTCGGCATTCCTTACCAGAACATTGGTGTTTTAGCCGCACAATATCAGGTGATGACTGGTGAAACAGTCAACCTGGAAGATAAAAACAGCGCTTTCCAAAAGTATCTCACAGACCTGATCCGTGCAGAAATCATCCAAGAGATTGGGCGATTACGCGCTCATCGTCGCTCCAATGTGGAGCTAACATTCTACTTCTGCGCTGACTATGATCTCAGTTTCCTCGATCGTGAATTACCAGGAGTTAAATTAGAGAGCGTTGATGCTTTCCAACTCTGCCCAGAAGCTGGTAACGCCAGTGAGCAAACAGGACACGCTATAGTCAATGCTCTAACCCAACTTTGGCAGTCAAAACAGAAAATTACCCAACCGGCGATCGCCAACATTGCTGAAATCTCCCAAGCTTGGGTGAGCCGATTTACCCAGAGATGGGGGGGCTGGCAGCACTTTAAAAAATTATTACTCTTGCTATTAGATAGTCTTAATAGCGGTAGTAATAAAAATTTGGCTGACTTAGACGACGATGAAAAGTGGTTAGCCCATACATACTTCCCGATGTTGATTGCTGAATCAGAATCATCACCTGAAGATACCTTAGAACACGTCGCTGAAGTTGCCACAATCTTTACTAATACTGCACTGCGGCGAGTTTTTAACTTCTGCACGCCGATAGTTTTGGCTGACTTGCTGATGATTATCTTGCGTTGTTTACCTATTGAAGTTTACTCAGACTTTGCCCCAATGCAAGCCGTAACTAACCCGACAGTGACCTGA
- a CDS encoding plasmid mobilization protein → MANRKQSKRLVRKHLFSLRLSDIELDLLRIKSLDAGMSASELMRRNGLLRPLPKRLSKISLQTYWELGQIGNNLNQLVRATNTAILRGRTPPANPELLQELLELLHQCRRDIASDDVDDDDSEEESDDWEADEG, encoded by the coding sequence ATGGCTAATCGCAAGCAGTCAAAAAGACTCGTTAGAAAGCATCTCTTTTCACTGAGGCTGAGTGATATTGAGTTGGATCTGCTGCGGATAAAATCACTTGATGCGGGAATGTCAGCAAGTGAATTAATGAGGCGTAATGGATTGTTGCGACCACTGCCCAAACGACTGAGTAAAATTAGCTTACAAACATATTGGGAATTAGGACAAATCGGTAACAACTTAAACCAACTCGTTAGAGCCACCAACACAGCAATACTCAGGGGGCGTACTCCACCAGCCAATCCAGAACTGTTACAAGAACTTTTAGAACTGCTGCATCAGTGTAGGCGAGACATTGCCTCTGATGATGTTGATGATGACGACTCAGAAGAGGAATCCGATGATTGGGAAGCAGACGAAGGGTAG
- a CDS encoding tyrosine-type recombinase/integrase: MIFNFKKYISLISRSSLAYVWKHYKERHLALVALSVHPHMLRYACGFYLASHGHDTRAIQAYLGHKNIQHTIRYTELTSDRFQKFWLD, encoded by the coding sequence ATGATTTTTAACTTCAAAAAATATATATCACTAATAAGCCGCTCATCTCTTGCTTATGTATGGAAACATTACAAAGAAAGGCATCTTGCTCTTGTAGCTTTATCGGTGCATCCGCATATGTTACGTTATGCCTGCGGGTTTTATTTAGCATCTCATGGTCATGACACCAGAGCTATTCAGGCTTATCTGGGACATAAGAATATTCAACACACTATTCGCTACACAGAACTCACGAGCGATCGCTTCCAGAAATTTTGGCTCGACTGA
- a CDS encoding NF041680 family putative transposase — protein sequence MPKFNYNQLITQFQDFRQKIYNCFESCSDACMNLLDALAGNTGANSIAELSLNPLFPRSYNSIYKAISESFNTTSQDTSNKVEEAEEEKDNLIRVISELIDQPQKRPFYLFATDTTPHPRPYAKTLAERGYIYQPNTIKGNKPINIGHSYSILSILPEKKNANAAPWSIPISGERVSLDKSSVEVGSEQIQALMCDSSLHWHEKLCVLVADSAYSQRSFLFEQSKHQNLVIVARCRSNRIFYQSPPVEESKKKRGCPKKYGERFDLADAETWHLPDETTQTQQTTRKGRLLNITILAWHQMLMRGTKEQKMYRHPFTLIRVHVTDNTGNSVWKPMWLIVIGNQRQQISATVAYQSFRQRFDIEHMFRFCKQHLLMTEFQTPDVKHEENWIRLVMLAYAQLWASKDLATHLPRPWERYLKPESDTIMTPSAVQRDFQRIISEIGTPARSPKTRGNSIGRVQGQAQTQRTKHPIVKKQSKPTPDKQKAA from the coding sequence ATGCCGAAATTTAATTACAATCAATTAATAACGCAATTCCAAGATTTTCGACAAAAAATTTACAACTGTTTTGAATCGTGCAGTGATGCCTGTATGAATTTGTTGGATGCGCTTGCGGGTAATACAGGAGCCAATTCAATTGCTGAGTTATCTTTAAATCCTTTGTTTCCTAGAAGCTATAACTCTATTTATAAAGCAATATCTGAATCATTTAATACAACTAGTCAGGATACGAGCAATAAAGTTGAAGAAGCAGAAGAAGAAAAAGATAACTTAATTAGGGTAATATCTGAGTTAATTGACCAACCACAAAAACGCCCTTTTTACTTATTCGCAACTGATACAACACCACATCCGCGTCCTTACGCTAAAACTTTAGCTGAACGTGGGTATATTTATCAGCCGAATACAATAAAAGGTAACAAACCTATTAATATTGGTCATTCTTATTCGATACTTTCTATCTTACCAGAGAAAAAAAATGCTAATGCTGCACCTTGGTCAATACCAATATCAGGAGAAAGGGTATCCCTTGATAAAAGTAGCGTTGAAGTAGGAAGCGAACAGATTCAAGCACTAATGTGCGATTCATCACTTCATTGGCATGAAAAATTGTGCGTATTAGTAGCAGATAGTGCTTATAGCCAACGTTCATTTCTCTTTGAGCAGTCCAAACACCAAAATTTGGTAATCGTCGCTAGATGCCGTAGTAATCGAATTTTCTACCAATCTCCACCCGTTGAGGAGTCAAAGAAAAAACGTGGCTGTCCAAAAAAATACGGTGAGCGGTTTGATTTGGCTGATGCTGAAACTTGGCATCTTCCGGACGAGACAACACAAACACAGCAGACAACTCGTAAGGGTCGCCTTTTAAACATTACTATCCTTGCTTGGCATCAAATGTTGATGAGGGGAACTAAGGAGCAAAAAATGTACCGTCATCCCTTCACCCTTATTAGGGTTCATGTAACTGATAATACTGGTAATTCTGTTTGGAAACCCATGTGGTTAATTGTCATCGGCAACCAACGTCAACAAATCTCAGCTACTGTTGCTTACCAAAGTTTCAGACAGAGGTTTGATATTGAACACATGTTCCGTTTCTGCAAACAACATTTGTTGATGACGGAGTTTCAAACTCCAGATGTCAAACACGAGGAAAATTGGATACGCTTAGTAATGCTCGCTTACGCACAACTCTGGGCGTCAAAAGATTTAGCAACACACTTACCTAGACCCTGGGAGCGTTATTTAAAACCTGAAAGTGATACAATCATGACTCCCAGTGCCGTACAACGCGATTTTCAAAGAATTATTTCCGAGATTGGTACACCCGCCCGTTCTCCCAAAACCCGAGGAAATTCAATCGGTCGAGTTCAAGGTCAGGCTCAAACGCAACGAACTAAGCATCCTATTGTCAAGAAGCAGTCAAAACCAACACCTGATAAACAAAAAGCCGCGTAA
- a CDS encoding helix-turn-helix domain-containing protein: MLRVECDRWNESASKLREEALKANHARTRERLMALYEICNGKSATKVGRETGRNPQTVMEWVHRYNLSGIKALLYQRTGGHPPFFPQK, encoded by the coding sequence ATGCTCAGAGTAGAATGCGATCGCTGGAATGAAAGTGCCTCAAAATTGAGAGAAGAAGCATTAAAAGCGAATCATGCTCGTACTCGCGAGCGTTTAATGGCACTGTACGAAATATGTAACGGAAAAAGTGCGACAAAGGTAGGCAGAGAAACAGGGCGTAACCCTCAGACAGTAATGGAGTGGGTACATCGTTACAATCTCTCAGGTATAAAAGCACTGTTATATCAGCGTACAGGTGGTCATCCCCCTTTTTTCCCTCAGAAGTAA
- a CDS encoding relaxase/mobilization nuclease domain-containing protein codes for MIGKQTKGRGFRHLLDYLESREDAKLIGGNMSGRNARELAREFKLSRQLNSDADRVVYHVSLSAAKDDKLDDEKWSEIGDRYMKEMGFDANQFVIFRHHNTDDDHIHIAASRIRMDTGLLVHDSWDYVRSEKVLRQIEQDYELVQVQGSREKLNRTPSTGQIRRIIREQSEFDSGKRDTPPERTIKEQIQQTIDRAGVDNPQMPTLIMRLQLAGVSVRTGFTRNGKSKGISYEKDGQAFSGTQLGAAYTFPGLQKHLGVDYQTERDDEPINELLLKPVKPLPVEQLEKFLQEIERKQQQPQFTPPPEDKVIWQVLHKYLSEKRYIPDYIVQGLHGNQLLYMDEQRNILFIKRDLDGEKTGALIWSKPRQNHCTVEYDQNTSTPNGWFYLRLGGQPTDKVENIFLCSTPIDAMSAATYLISSCKGLPPTRTMLIVADDPNNLPMEFLKSFNRVVVAFNNDDLGNKTASAVLELLPQGKRLKTHNPDWSQELEAHLREEQQKLLQQDRGFSL; via the coding sequence ATGATTGGGAAGCAGACGAAGGGTAGAGGTTTTCGCCACCTGTTAGATTACTTGGAATCACGCGAGGATGCCAAACTCATCGGCGGCAACATGAGCGGGAGAAATGCCCGTGAATTGGCGCGAGAATTTAAGCTGTCTCGACAACTAAATTCTGATGCAGACCGAGTTGTTTATCATGTCTCACTGTCAGCAGCTAAAGACGATAAATTAGATGATGAGAAGTGGAGCGAAATTGGCGACCGCTACATGAAGGAAATGGGTTTTGATGCCAATCAGTTTGTCATCTTTCGCCACCATAACACTGATGACGACCACATTCACATTGCAGCCAGCCGAATCAGGATGGACACGGGGCTTTTAGTCCATGATTCCTGGGATTATGTTCGCTCTGAAAAAGTTTTGCGACAAATCGAGCAAGACTATGAGTTAGTGCAAGTGCAGGGCAGTAGAGAGAAACTGAATCGCACACCCAGCACCGGACAAATTAGGCGCATAATAAGAGAGCAATCAGAATTTGATTCAGGTAAGCGCGATACCCCACCAGAGCGCACCATTAAAGAGCAGATTCAGCAGACAATTGACAGAGCCGGAGTTGATAATCCCCAGATGCCAACACTAATTATGCGATTACAGTTAGCTGGTGTTAGTGTGAGAACAGGATTTACTAGGAATGGTAAGTCTAAAGGCATTTCTTATGAGAAAGATGGGCAGGCTTTCAGTGGTACACAATTAGGCGCAGCTTATACCTTCCCCGGTTTGCAAAAACATCTTGGCGTTGACTACCAAACAGAACGTGATGATGAACCTATTAATGAATTGCTGCTCAAACCTGTTAAACCACTCCCAGTTGAGCAGTTAGAAAAGTTTCTTCAAGAGATTGAACGCAAACAGCAACAGCCTCAGTTCACCCCACCACCGGAGGATAAAGTTATTTGGCAAGTGTTGCACAAGTACTTAAGCGAAAAACGCTATATACCAGATTATATTGTGCAAGGATTACATGGTAATCAGTTGCTTTACATGGATGAGCAACGAAATATTTTGTTTATCAAGCGTGATTTAGATGGTGAAAAAACTGGCGCATTAATTTGGTCAAAGCCTAGACAAAATCATTGCACTGTGGAGTATGACCAAAACACCTCTACACCAAATGGTTGGTTTTATCTGAGATTAGGAGGGCAACCAACGGACAAGGTAGAAAACATCTTTTTGTGTTCTACACCGATTGATGCGATGTCAGCAGCCACCTACTTGATCTCAAGTTGCAAGGGGCTACCACCAACTAGAACCATGTTGATAGTAGCTGATGACCCGAATAACCTACCTATGGAATTTCTCAAGAGTTTCAATAGGGTTGTCGTAGCATTCAATAATGATGATCTTGGGAATAAAACGGCTAGTGCAGTATTAGAATTGTTGCCACAGGGTAAAAGGCTCAAAACCCATAATCCTGATTGGAGTCAGGAACTAGAAGCTCATTTGAGGGAGGAGCAACAAAAGCTCTTACAGCAGGATCGTGGTTTTAGTTTGTGA